The Terriglobales bacterium region CCGACCTGGCTCGCGTCTCCGGACTGCAACGCAGCACGGTGTCGCTGATCACCGAGCAGCTTATCAACGAGCGCTGGGTGATCAATGGACCTACCGGCCGCCTTCCCCGCGGCCGTCGTCCGACCTTTCTGCGGCTTAATGAACGCCGCGCGTTACTCGTCGTTGATATTCGTCCGGCTCAGACCACGGTCGCTCTTGCCGATGTGAACGGACGTTTTCTTTCGCAAGTGGCCTTCTCCACCCCGGCCGAACCCGCGCAAGGCGCGCAGCGAATTTCACAGCAGGTGAACGAGCTAATGAAGACCCATCCGAAGCTGGTCTTCGAAGGCATTGGCATCAGTCTGCCAGGACGGTACGACGAGAACGCAAGCCGACTCATCTTCGCTCCCAATTTGAAATGGGGAGAGTTCGATCTGAAGAACTCGATTGAAAAAGCTACCAGGCTGCGCGTCGAACTCGAAAACGCTGCAAACGCCTGTGTACTCGCCGAAGTCTGGTTTGGGCATGCCGATCAGGTTCGCGACATGGTGGTTGTCACCATCTCCGAAGGAATCGGTACAGGCATCTTCCTCAACGGACAACTCATGCGCGGCGATCACGGCATGGCCGGCGAGTTCGGCCACGTTTCGCTCGATCCCAAGGGCCCGAGATGCACTTGCGGCGGACACGGTTGTTGGGAAGTCTTTGCCTCGAACCGCGCTGCGGTTGATCACTATCAATCAGCAACGAAAAGCAAGGAGCGCGTGACCTTCCAGGAGCTGTTGGCGCGCTCTGACAAAGATGACAAGCATGCCATGGAAGCGCTGGAGAAAATGGCGCACTCGATCGGCTACGGGATTCGCATGCTGGTCGCGGGACTGGCGCCATCCGAGATCGTCGTAGTCGGCGAGTGCACCACGCAGTGGTCCCGTTTTGGACCAATCATCGAAGACGAAGTCAAATCGGGAATTCTCTTCGGCAAGCCGCCGCGCATTCGGCCAGCCGAAGGCAACATGGCACGCCTGCGCGGAACCGTAGCCCTGGTTCTGCAGAAACACTTTGGGCCATCAGCGAACGCGCAGGAAGAAGCAGGAGTTGAGCGGCAGCAACGCGCCGCTCGGTAACGAATTCGTAGAGCAGTCGTTGTGGCGGTCACGTCCGGCCACATTGAATCAGGAGGAAGCATTCCCATGGAATTCACGACGTCCCAAAAAATTAACAACCAAAAAACCGGCTCGACTGCAATTGCCGCCGGCCTCGCATTGCTGCTCTGTTTGGTTGCGGCAACAGCGATCGCACAGGTGCTCTATGGCTCGTTGACTGGTAACGTGACCGATCCATCCGGCGCTGTCGTGCCTAACGCCAAAGTCGAAGCGCTGAATACACTCACTGGAGTCGCACGCACGGCGACGAGCGATGCGAACGGTGTTTACAGGTTTAACGATCTTCAACCCGGCAACTACAAAGTGACGATTTCCTCCACGGGGTTCGCAACCACAGTTCAAAACGATATCGCCGTCTCCGTGAACACGATCAAACGCGCCGACGTGCAACTTGGCGTTGCCCAGGCATCGACTGTGGTCGAAGTTAATGCTCAGCAACAGCTCCTGCAGACCGACAAGGCCGATGTCCACACGGACCTGAGCACTCGCGAGATCGCGAATATGCCGATCTCCGGTTCGCAGGGAAGAAACTTCCAGACGCTGCTGCGCATAATTCCCGGAGCAGCATTACCTGCCGAGACGAACTCCCTGGCCGGCAACCCCCAGCGCGCAATCTTCGCCAACGTGAATGGGCAATCGCAGACGGTGAACAACACGCGTATTGACGGCGCGCAGGACATCTATCCCTGGCTTCCCTCGAATGTCGCCTATGTTCCGCCGGCAGACGCGATCGAGACCGTGAACGTTGTGACCAACTCGTTCGACGCCGAGCAGGGCCAGGCCGGCGGCGCCGCCATGAACGTGATAATCAAATCGGGCACGAACTCATTCCACGGCAGCGCCCATGAATTCCACTTTGACCAGAATCTTGCCGCGCGCGACTACTTCCAGACTGACCTCACCAGGTTCCCGAAAAAGAACAGGAATAACCAGAACCAGTTTGGTGGCACCTTTGGTGGACCGATCAAGAGAGATAAGCTGTTCTTCTTCGTCGATTACGAGCGCACCACGCAGCGGCAATTGGCTGGGCCGGATACGCGAACGCTGCCCACGGCTGCCATGGCA contains the following coding sequences:
- a CDS encoding ROK family transcriptional regulator translates to MRRIDFTNTQVASSETARDINRSVVLNLIRRRQPISRADLARVSGLQRSTVSLITEQLINERWVINGPTGRLPRGRRPTFLRLNERRALLVVDIRPAQTTVALADVNGRFLSQVAFSTPAEPAQGAQRISQQVNELMKTHPKLVFEGIGISLPGRYDENASRLIFAPNLKWGEFDLKNSIEKATRLRVELENAANACVLAEVWFGHADQVRDMVVVTISEGIGTGIFLNGQLMRGDHGMAGEFGHVSLDPKGPRCTCGGHGCWEVFASNRAAVDHYQSATKSKERVTFQELLARSDKDDKHAMEALEKMAHSIGYGIRMLVAGLAPSEIVVVGECTTQWSRFGPIIEDEVKSGILFGKPPRIRPAEGNMARLRGTVALVLQKHFGPSANAQEEAGVERQQRAAR